CCGATCCTCTTGTCAGATTAACCAGACTCGTTGAGACGGGTGAACACTTTGTCGATCTTGGTGAGATCGGCGCCCTCATCCTGGTGGACCGCACACGCAAAGTCGTATCCAACCCGAGCAGGCATTTCCTTAAAGTCAGAGCAGGTGTAGCTGACCGGTTGACGCGTGCATCGCGATCGCTTTCGCTTGGAGGCCTACGCCTGCTCGTCAGGGAAGGGTACCGGCCGCTTTCACTCCAACGGGAGTATTTCGAGCGTCGTCTGTCGGAGCTTCGAGCCCACTATCCTTCGGCACCGGAAGATCGTTTGATCGAACTGGCAAGTCTTTATGCCGCTCCACCCGAAGTCGCTGCGCATCCCACGGGTGCGGCTGTTGATCTGACAG
This Paraburkholderia sabiae DNA region includes the following protein-coding sequences:
- a CDS encoding M15 family metallopeptidase, coding for MITLADPLVRLTRLVETGEHFVDLGEIGALILVDRTRKVVSNPSRHFLKVRAGVADRLTRASRSLSLGGLRLLVREGYRPLSLQREYFERRLSELRAHYPSAPEDRLIELASLYAAPPEVAAHPTGAAVDLTVATSGGVELDMGSVLNATDEESSGACYTACQFISRQARDNRQLMAGAMERAGFVNYPSEWWHWSYGDRYWAAVAGQQHALYGPVKEEQLEEGTRG